A region of Diospyros lotus cultivar Yz01 chromosome 3, ASM1463336v1, whole genome shotgun sequence DNA encodes the following proteins:
- the LOC127796818 gene encoding uncharacterized protein LOC127796818, with protein MDGTTSFESHPNQASRGIPVRPPRKVVSIPVRFVGSEETTQMSRTASTLKIQKVFRGFLVRKSLKKIRFIGRQVEEVETRLSRGVEAVELIRRDAKERIRVNEELMALLFQLDSIRGVDVGVRNCRKAVIKKVIALQERVDNAFVVVEVPQVEEQSAEVLMINSDNGAVAVEIEESDEGKKGAASISSNRDTESAAPICEQKDIIIEAKGGDGEGKTKVWERMMMDNESMVNLVKQLLDRNEMQSRMLNSLTQRVGELERAVALTA; from the coding sequence ATGGATGGTACTACGTCTTTCGAAAGCCATCCCAACCAGGCCTCCCGAGGAATACCAGTCCGACCGCCGCGGAAGGTCGTTTCCATCCCGGTCAGATTCGTCGGGTCGGAGGAGACGACCCAGATGTCCAGAACTGCCTCCACTTTGAAGATCCAGAAGGTTTTCAGAGGCTTCTTGGTGCGCAAGAGCTTGAAGAAGATCCGATTCATAGGGCGCCAAGTTGAGGAGGTGGAAACGAGACTCTCGCGGGGCGTGGAGGCTGTCGAGCTGATTCGAAGGGACGCCAAAGAGCGGATCCGAGTGAACGAGGAGCTCATGGCTCTGCTCTTCCAGTTAGATTCGATCCGTGGTGTCGATGTCGGGGTCAGAAATTGCCGGAAGGCCGTGATTAAGAAGGTGATAGCGTTGCAGGAGAGGGTCGACAACgcttttgttgttgttgaagtTCCGCAAGTCGAAGAACAGTCGGCTGaggttttgatgattaattcCGATAATGGCGCCGTGGCAGTAGAAATTGAGGAATCAGATGAAGGTAAAAAAGGCGCAGCTAGCATTTCAAGTAACCGAGATACGGAATCTGCGGCTCCAATTTGTGAGCAAAAGGATATAATAATCGAAGCGAAAGGCGGCGATGGTGAGGGGAAGACAAAGGTTTGGGAGAGGATGATGATGGATAATGAAAGCATGGTGAATTTGGTAAAGCAGCTGCTTGACAGAAACGAGATGCAAAGCCGGATGCTGAATTCGCTGACGCAGAGGGTAGGGGAACTGGAGAGGGCCGTCGCATTGACcgcttga